The stretch of DNA GAATGCGGCAAATATCTGGTCTGACAATCCTTCAAGCTGTGCGGTTGTAAGAAGGATGTTGGAATTTTACGGAGCTGGGATTAAGGTCGCAACAATGACTGCAAATGTTCTTGCAAGGGACTTTCGTGTCCCGATGTCTGATATGGTCTGCATTGATGTATCACCGGATGTTCATGTTAAACGTGTCTTCCTGAGGCTTGGACTGATCAATGAGAATGATGGCCCTGATGTTTTGATCTACAAGGCAAGGGAATTAAACCCGAAATACCCGGGAATCTTCGATCTCTCCTGCTGAGAGATCGGGAGGAACTGGTGTAGGCCGAATAATCCGAAATGTGAGGACTGTTTGATGAGGGATGTTTGTTTCTTTCAAGGGAAAAATTATTGAGAGGGACGAATAGATGATCTGCTTGTTAAAAAAGGCATATTTGAGGTGAGGTGTGGGTAAATATAAAAAAAAAGTAATGAAATTAAAATCCGCAAAAAAGTCTGCTCAGCCTGATCCAAAACTGGCAATGGATACTCTTGCTGTTGCCCTAAAGGACATTTATGCATCGCAATGTCTTTATGAAAAAGAATGCTATCCTCAAGCAATTTTTTTCCTCCAGCAGGGTATTGAAAAAGGATGGAAAGCTTTCGGTTACCATCATGGTCTTTTGACACTTTCAGAGGCTAAGAGTAAAGAATACAATCATATGTCAACAAATGTTGGCAAAAGCAGTCTCATTCGAATGCGAAATATTATCGGGCATATGGTACAGCAGCTTAAAATTGTCCAAAATTTCTACTCACAAGTGAATGAAGAAATTAATGAATCTGACATCTCCCTAAAAAATATGTATGAAGATCTTATTTGGGCTCAGAAGGCGATTGATAAAGCCACCGAACCTTCATTTGTTATTACCCCAACAGAACTTCAATCAATGCTTGATAAATTTCATGGAGACGAACAAGCAGAAAATAATTGTGAAGAGATCATTGAATCACCTGAAATGTGTCCAAAGATTATAAAGCAGGTACGCGATGGAGCGATCAATGAATTAAATGTATTATTTAGTGGAATTCCAATTGCGGATGAATTAATAAATGATATTTCCCAAGGGAAATTTGATGATCAAAAAATAAAAGATATCCTTCTCTCTGTGATGAAGGGAATGGTAATTGTCAATCCTCTATTCTATTTTGCAATAATGACTCAGAGGCATGAGAATATCTGCCGCTATCCTGATAAAATACGATCACCTCTAAATGAGTATACTAAAGATCATATTATTATCAGATTTTTCCCTGCAATAGCTCATACTACTCAAAACAGTCTTGAAAAAATGGATGAATTATTCAGAATGGATCTTTTTCAGCCAGCGGTTCTGTGAAGCATAAATTATTAAATGTCTGGATTCTGCTGAAAAAATCCCTCACCACCACCATTATCACCCCGAAAACCCCTTTTATTAATGTGAACCGCGATCCTCCTTTCAAAAAAATATTATACTGGTGCCCGAAGTGCAATGTCCCGCTCGTAGGAAAGACCTGCCCCTGCGGCGGCGAGTCGAAGGGCGTTCAGCTTTTAAAACCTTACGAAGTAAGGCCGGCACTTTCAAGGGATATGGAGCTTATCGGAGATCTCGTCCGTGAGAAGTTCGGGCCGGTCCCTCTCTCGAAGGTTATTCTTCTCAATAAATCGGGGGGTGCGGACCGGACCGATCTTGTCATAATGAACGGTGAGAGGTTCGGCTGGCTGATCTTCGATCCGGTGGAGAGGGAGTACAGGTTCGATCTCGCTGTCGAAGCTCTCCCGTTCATTATAGATCATGTAACGAAGGGCATAGTCGACATCGAGGCGGACACCGGTTATTCAAAGGACCAGGGAAGGATCGGCGGAAAGAGACTCCCGCTTACAAGACCCGTCCCCGACGGATCGGTGATTGTAAAATACAGGAATAAATACGGAACCGGGATTGTAAAGGACAAAATGATCAAGGTGAAGGAGCTCGTCCCGGTCGAACCGGTCAACGTTCCCGATCCTGACTGGGATGACGTTATCCGCACCAACAAGAACCACCTGAAGAATCTCGAACGGAACGCAGTCAGGACTATAAAACAGCACATGAAGGATCGCCCGACTGCGAATGTCTCTTTTTCGGGCGGAAAGGACAGCACTGTCGTTCTCCACCTTGCACGGAAGGCCGGGATAGAGGACGCATTTTTCATCGATACCGGACTCGAGTTTCCCGAGACGATCGAGTTCGTTCGTTCCACCGGTGTAGAGGTCATTGATAAAGGAAACGACTTCTGGCGTTTTGTTGAGAAGTCCGGGCCCCCGACGAAGGACGATCGCTGGTGCTGCAAGCTCTTAAAGATCGATCCCCTCGGGAAATACCTGGCGGATATCGGGCCTTGCATAACGGTCCAGGGCAACCGCTGGTATGAGTCGTGGAACCGTGCGGGAATAGAAGAGGTCAGCGAGAACCCGGTAAATCCTCTCCAGCTGAATGTCTCGCCGATCCGGAGCTGGCGGGCGTTCGAGGTCTACCTGTATATATGGTGGCAGAATATCCCGGTGAACCCGATGTACGAGAAAGGGCTGGAGAGGATCGGGTGCTACCTCTGCCCGGCGATGCTGGAGAGCGAGTACGAAGAGGTCCGGAGCCTTCACCCGGAACTTGCTGAACGCTGGGACAAATACCTCGACAAGCGGGCTGAAAAGAAGGGACTTCCCGCCGAGTACCGGACGTGGGGTCTCTGGCGGTGGAAGGAGCTTCCCCCGAAGATGAAGGAGATCTGCAGGGAGAAGGGTGTTGAGATCGAAAGCGGTCGTTCTCCTGGAAAGGCCCCTGTTAAGACGGCATCTGCTGAAAAGAAAAAGACAACAGGTTCTTATATCACGCTGGTCAAGCCAAAGAAAAGAAGGAAAAGAGACTGATCTTTTTAACAGGATTATAACCGGTACAAATCCTGATATTTGTTTGATTGTAATCCTGAAATCTATCCTCCAGGGAAAGGAAAAGATTTGTCTCAAGACATTAGAATATTTTTTTGATATAGCAATGCTTAAATAATCCTTTAAAATTCTGAAATCCATGTAAATTATGACCTTCATAGATTGCCTGTGTTCCACGATCTCCACCCTCTTCGATATAATCATCGTCTGAAAAAAGGTGCTTCTGACGGGCCGTTATAGGGGTAGAATCTACGCGTTTTTCGGCCTGAAACGCGAGCATTTGGGGTGTTTTTTTGACACCTCCAAAACATCGTGAAAATTGATGAAAGGAGCTCAAAATGGCGTTTTTTAGAGTGTTTCCATAGACGACCTATCCGGGATTTCCGGATAGATGTATACCCGGTCGACTAACGGCTTTTACTCTTTCATGTGATCATGCCGGAGGAGGTATCTATGATGAAATCTTAATTCATCACATTATACTGAAAGGATGAGGCGGGGGATTTCCGAATTGTTTTGTAAAACCCCCCACCTGTTCCATATCCGGGGGAAAAGATGGACAATAAAAAGAAAATCATTCCGGCAGTAATTGTGGTAATAATATTAGCATGTCTTTTGCTTGCACTGGAAATCGGGCATAATATCGCGGAACAGAAATATGTCATAGATCACACTCCGGCCGATTCACCGGAGAAATGGATTGAAATAGATCCTGTCACTGCCGGGACCGAAGGAATCACGGTGGTTTCGGGGACTACGAACCTTCCTCCCGGAACGAAGCTTGACGTCGGGATTTCGACGATCAGTATACACCCAACGACGAAGAACTATGATTATTCCCATGAGTTTGCGGAGGGAAACACGACCGTTTTCGCCGGGACCGGCGGTGTCAATAATTATTCCGCATCGATTGATACGTCGCTTTT from Methanolacinia petrolearia DSM 11571 encodes:
- a CDS encoding phosphoadenosine phosphosulfate reductase domain-containing protein, whose product is MKHKLLNVWILLKKSLTTTIITPKTPFINVNRDPPFKKILYWCPKCNVPLVGKTCPCGGESKGVQLLKPYEVRPALSRDMELIGDLVREKFGPVPLSKVILLNKSGGADRTDLVIMNGERFGWLIFDPVEREYRFDLAVEALPFIIDHVTKGIVDIEADTGYSKDQGRIGGKRLPLTRPVPDGSVIVKYRNKYGTGIVKDKMIKVKELVPVEPVNVPDPDWDDVIRTNKNHLKNLERNAVRTIKQHMKDRPTANVSFSGGKDSTVVLHLARKAGIEDAFFIDTGLEFPETIEFVRSTGVEVIDKGNDFWRFVEKSGPPTKDDRWCCKLLKIDPLGKYLADIGPCITVQGNRWYESWNRAGIEEVSENPVNPLQLNVSPIRSWRAFEVYLYIWWQNIPVNPMYEKGLERIGCYLCPAMLESEYEEVRSLHPELAERWDKYLDKRAEKKGLPAEYRTWGLWRWKELPPKMKEICREKGVEIESGRSPGKAPVKTASAEKKKTTGSYITLVKPKKRRKRD